GCCGTCGAGCCAGGCGTGCGCCGTGCCCTCGTCCAGGTGCGGCATCGGGGCGAGAGTCTCGTCAGGACGCATGACTGTCCCTCCCGCGCCCGCCGACGAGCGCCTCGTACGCCTCCACGAGCCGCCGGCGCGCCCGTGCCAGCGTCGTGCCGACCGACCCCACCGAGAGCCCCAGCGCCTCGGCGATCTCCCCGTAGTCCAAGCCCTCCTCCCGCATGAGCAGCGCGATCCGGTCGCGCTCCGCCAGCGCGTCCACCGCCCGCCGGGCGAGCGCCGCTTCCTGCGCCCGCTCGAGCGACGTCGGCTCCGGCTCCACGTACGCGTCGGCCGCCTCCTCGCGCAGCAGCTCGAGGTGGCGGCGGCGCCGAGCGTCCTTCCGGGCCTCGTCGCGCACGAGGTTCGTCGCCACGGCGAACAGCCAGGCGCGCTCGTGCTCGACGGGGCCGTGGCGGAGGGCGCGCAGAAACGTCTCCTGCGCGACCTCCTCGGCCCAGTCGCGATCCCCGAGCCGGCGCGTGAGGTAGCGCACGAGCGGGGCATGGTAGGTCCGGAACAGCCGATCGGCGTCGTCCATGTCTCTTGAACGTACGAGCCGCGCGAACTTGCACACGGATCGCCGTCGGATCCCGACGAGTCCGTGCCTCGGCCGTCATCCGCCTAACGATCGACGGCCGCCGCCGCCAGCCACTCGCTCCAGCTCCGCTCGAGCGCCGTCCGGTCCTCCGGCACGCCCGGCAGCGCGGCGAACACCCGCTCCGTCGGCAGCCCCTCGAGCAGTGCGTCGGCGACCGCCTGCAGGAACGTCGGCCCGTACCGATCGACGAGGAACTCGCCGAACACGGTGGATTCGGCGGCGAGGAGCGCCGGCGGGTCGGCGCCCGCGGCGCCCCCGGCGCGCGGCGCGCCGAACGACAGCGACGGCAGCTTCCGGTCGGCCATCTCGCACCACGCCGGCGCGGCGAGTCGCGAGGCGGCGAACAGCCGCTGGAGCGGCACGAGGTGCGGGCGGTTCGCGCGGAGGAACCGTACGCCCGGCTCCACCGTCTCGGGGCCCGCGACGCGCGAGATGACCGCTTCGGCGAACCAGTGCGGCAGCCGGTCGACCGCGTGTCCGCCGGACGTCGCGTCCCACCGTCCGGTGCGCGCGGCGAGCACCGAGTCGGCGTACGCGGCGAGGAACAGCTCGGCGAACCGCGCGCGCATCAGGCCGTCGTCGATGCCGACCGTGCCGCCGCGCGCGCCCTTGCGGCCGCGCACGAACGCGAGCACCTGCGTGTGGGTCGCGCGGAACGGCGTGAAGTCGAACTCGCGCGTCGGGTCGGCCGGCGTCTCGAACACCAGCACCGCGACGCGTGGCGCGCCGCCGAAGTGCCGC
This DNA window, taken from Gemmatirosa kalamazoonensis, encodes the following:
- a CDS encoding sigma-70 family RNA polymerase sigma factor, producing the protein MCKFARLVRSRDMDDADRLFRTYHAPLVRYLTRRLGDRDWAEEVAQETFLRALRHGPVEHERAWLFAVATNLVRDEARKDARRRRHLELLREEAADAYVEPEPTSLERAQEAALARRAVDALAERDRIALLMREEGLDYGEIAEALGLSVGSVGTTLARARRRLVEAYEALVGGRGRDSHAS